From the genome of Thermoflexus hugenholtzii, one region includes:
- a CDS encoding anti-sigma factor, with the protein MDHEILEEELAAYALGALPPEEAAAVAAHLAGCPECRERARRYREAAAALAYAAPLRRPSPRLKARLLARARGAERRRERGLGLGIALIAAVLALILFAPSLGFRFGAPPQVVPLQGAEAAPDAEGYLILEDGQALLVTKGLAVPPEGRVYQVWFADAAGRRVSGGIFRTQPRPYGVYTVTVPLPLTAYARIGVTLEPEGGSPSPTGPQVLRGVLR; encoded by the coding sequence ATGGATCACGAGATCCTGGAAGAGGAGCTGGCGGCTTACGCCCTGGGAGCGCTGCCGCCGGAGGAGGCGGCTGCGGTGGCGGCTCACCTGGCCGGGTGCCCGGAGTGCCGGGAGCGGGCGCGCCGTTACCGGGAGGCCGCCGCGGCCCTGGCCTACGCCGCGCCGCTGCGCCGCCCCTCGCCGCGCCTGAAAGCCCGGCTGCTGGCCCGGGCCCGGGGAGCGGAGCGTCGCCGCGAGCGGGGGCTCGGGCTGGGGATCGCCCTGATCGCTGCGGTCCTGGCCCTGATCCTCTTCGCCCCCTCCCTCGGATTCCGGTTCGGGGCGCCGCCCCAGGTGGTCCCGCTCCAGGGGGCGGAAGCGGCTCCGGATGCGGAGGGCTATCTCATCCTGGAGGACGGCCAGGCCCTGCTGGTCACGAAGGGGCTGGCCGTTCCCCCGGAAGGGCGGGTCTATCAGGTTTGGTTCGCCGACGCCGCCGGGCGCCGCGTCAGCGGCGGGATCTTCCGCACCCAGCCCCGACCGTATGGGGTCTATACGGTCACCGTCCCCCTCCCGTTGACGGCCTATGCGCGCATCGGGGTGACCCTGGAGCCGGAAGGGGGCAGCCCCTCTCCCACCGGCCCCCAGGTCCTGCGCGGCGTCCTGCGTTGA
- a CDS encoding Xaa-Pro peptidase family protein, translated as MPNPALIREKVRQAIALLNEKGIDAWLTFVRETEQTRDPVLDLILDLNVTWISAFILTAQGDRVAIVGRFDRENVAALEVWDPVIGYDESIRGPLVETLQRLNPREIAINYSENDPAADGLTHGMWCMLHRLLSGTPFVGRLISAEDLIGSLRGRKTPLELEAIRRAVETTERLFAEIGAFLRPGRTEREIQAFVHERMRAYGVEPAWDPDYCPIVAVGPEAPAGHAMPGDRRVAPGVLVHVDLGIRQEGFCSDLQRVWYVLGEGETEPPPEVQRAFRAVREAIQAGFQTLRPGVQGWEVDAAARRALTGQGYPEYLHALGHHIGRTVHDGSTILGPRWERYGQTPYGVVEAGNVFTLELGVRVPGYGYVGLEEDVRVTPQGAEWISHPQTELWVIRP; from the coding sequence ATGCCCAATCCAGCCCTCATCCGCGAGAAGGTGCGGCAGGCCATCGCCCTCCTGAACGAGAAGGGGATCGACGCCTGGCTCACGTTCGTGCGGGAGACGGAGCAGACCCGGGATCCGGTCCTCGATCTGATCCTCGACCTGAACGTCACATGGATCTCGGCTTTCATCCTCACCGCCCAGGGGGATCGCGTGGCCATCGTCGGCCGGTTCGACCGGGAGAACGTGGCCGCCCTGGAGGTCTGGGATCCGGTCATCGGCTACGATGAGAGCATCCGGGGGCCCCTGGTGGAGACGCTCCAGCGACTGAATCCCCGGGAGATCGCCATCAATTACTCGGAGAACGATCCCGCGGCCGACGGCCTGACCCACGGGATGTGGTGCATGCTCCACCGGCTCCTGAGCGGCACCCCCTTCGTCGGCCGCCTGATCTCCGCGGAGGACCTCATCGGATCCCTGCGCGGCCGCAAGACCCCCCTGGAGCTGGAGGCGATCCGGCGGGCGGTGGAGACCACCGAGCGGCTGTTCGCGGAGATCGGGGCCTTCCTGCGTCCCGGCCGCACGGAGCGGGAGATCCAGGCTTTCGTCCACGAGCGGATGCGCGCCTATGGGGTGGAGCCGGCCTGGGATCCGGATTACTGCCCCATCGTCGCCGTGGGCCCTGAGGCCCCGGCGGGGCACGCGATGCCGGGGGATCGCCGGGTGGCGCCCGGCGTCCTGGTCCACGTGGATCTGGGGATCCGTCAGGAGGGATTCTGCTCGGATCTGCAGCGCGTCTGGTATGTGCTGGGTGAGGGCGAGACGGAGCCCCCGCCGGAGGTCCAGCGGGCGTTCCGGGCCGTTCGGGAGGCGATCCAGGCGGGCTTCCAGACCCTGCGGCCGGGCGTTCAGGGATGGGAGGTGGACGCCGCCGCCCGCCGCGCCTTGACCGGACAGGGCTATCCGGAGTATCTGCACGCCCTGGGGCATCACATCGGGCGGACGGTGCACGATGGCTCGACCATCCTGGGGCCGCGCTGGGAGCGCTACGGTCAGACCCCGTATGGGGTGGTGGAGGCCGGCAACGTGTTCACGCTGGAGCTGGGCGTGCGGGTGCCCGGGTATGGCTACGTCGGGCTGGAGGAGGACGTGCGGGTCACGCCCCAGGGGGCGGAGTGGATCAGCCATCCGCAGACGGAGCTCTGGGTGATCCGACCGTGA
- a CDS encoding DMT family transporter — MIGYLYVLAAACLWGLIGPLSRLAFASGWTPLEVAFWRATLAGLLFGLHALRLGRVRVARRDLPAVLAFGLVGVALFYASFQFAVQASGGAMAAVLLYTAPAWVALLSRIFLKEAMGPRKLAALMLTLLGVAGVSFQGGAVRVSLTGILWGLTAGFTYALYYLFGKLYLPRYETSTLFAYAMPVGALALLPLVSFHTPNLPAWGAVLLLTIGSTYLAYLTYYAGLRRLEATRAAVVATVEPVVAALVSYLAWGERFGPLGYLGAALILTGVLLTIQRSPALTTHPAGNQPAEESL, encoded by the coding sequence ATGATCGGTTATCTCTACGTCCTCGCCGCCGCTTGCCTGTGGGGGCTGATCGGCCCGCTGAGCCGGCTGGCCTTCGCTTCCGGGTGGACGCCCCTGGAGGTGGCCTTCTGGCGGGCGACCCTCGCCGGCCTGTTGTTCGGCCTCCACGCCCTCCGCCTCGGCCGGGTCCGGGTGGCCCGACGGGATCTGCCGGCCGTGCTGGCCTTCGGCCTCGTCGGCGTGGCCCTGTTCTACGCTTCCTTCCAGTTCGCGGTGCAGGCGAGCGGCGGGGCGATGGCCGCGGTCTTGCTTTACACCGCCCCCGCCTGGGTGGCCCTGCTCTCCCGGATCTTCCTGAAGGAGGCGATGGGACCGCGCAAGCTGGCCGCTTTGATGCTCACCCTGCTCGGGGTGGCAGGGGTCAGCTTTCAAGGGGGCGCCGTGCGGGTCAGCCTCACCGGCATCCTCTGGGGATTGACCGCCGGGTTCACGTATGCCCTGTATTATCTGTTCGGGAAGCTCTACCTTCCGCGCTACGAAACCTCGACGCTTTTCGCTTACGCCATGCCGGTGGGGGCCCTTGCCCTGCTGCCCCTGGTCTCCTTCCATACGCCGAACCTCCCCGCATGGGGCGCCGTCCTGCTCCTCACCATCGGCTCGACGTATCTGGCCTATCTCACCTACTACGCCGGCCTGCGGCGGCTGGAGGCCACGCGAGCGGCGGTGGTCGCCACCGTGGAGCCGGTGGTCGCGGCGCTCGTCTCCTACCTGGCCTGGGGGGAACGCTTCGGGCCGCTGGGCTACCTCGGGGCCGCCCTGATCCTCACAGGAGTGCTCCTCACCATCCAGAGATCCCCTGCTCTTACCACCCATCCTGCTGGGAATCAACCAGCAGAGGAATCCTTATGA
- a CDS encoding sigma-70 family RNA polymerase sigma factor: MKEAGYADLEDAALLARIAGGDEQALAALYDRHAARAFSLALCILGDPETAEEVVLDVFWSIWQHAGAFAPERGRFTTWLHAMVRHRAIDALRRRRARPPQLPEPPEEEMEPAALDPSVEDLVEARELAQAVREALAALPPAQRQVLELAYFRGWTHREIAAHLGEPLGTIKSRLYLALRKVHDWLAERGMIP, from the coding sequence GTGAAGGAAGCAGGCTATGCCGATCTCGAAGACGCCGCGCTCCTCGCGCGGATCGCGGGAGGCGACGAGCAGGCGCTGGCGGCCCTTTACGACCGGCACGCCGCCCGGGCCTTCTCCCTCGCCCTGTGCATCCTGGGCGACCCCGAGACCGCTGAAGAGGTGGTCCTGGATGTGTTCTGGAGCATCTGGCAGCATGCCGGGGCCTTCGCGCCGGAGCGGGGCCGCTTCACCACCTGGCTCCACGCCATGGTGCGCCATCGGGCCATCGACGCCCTGCGCCGTCGCCGCGCCCGGCCGCCCCAGCTCCCGGAGCCCCCGGAGGAGGAGATGGAGCCCGCGGCCCTCGATCCCTCGGTGGAGGACCTGGTGGAAGCCCGGGAGCTGGCTCAGGCCGTCCGGGAGGCCCTGGCGGCTCTCCCGCCCGCCCAGCGGCAGGTGCTGGAGCTGGCTTATTTCCGGGGATGGACCCATCGGGAGATCGCGGCCCATCTCGGCGAGCCCCTGGGGACGATCAAGAGCCGTCTGTATCTGGCGCTGCGGAAGGTCCACGACTGGCTGGCCGAGCGGGGAATGATCCCCTAA
- a CDS encoding PfkB family carbohydrate kinase yields MSPVDYVIIGHVSRDRTPAGPMFGGTAAYAGRTALAHGWRVGVITSTGPDWDPRPALDGAYLLNLPAERTTEFENVYTPEGRRQRVHGVAERLLPAAIPLEWRRPRVVHLGPIAGEVDPSLLEAFEGALRGVTPQGWMRTWDAQGQVYPQPWREAEWILPRADAVVFSEEDIQGDWETARRWARQTRILVVTQAARGATLFLDGIPHSIPAYPVEEVDPTGAGDVFAAAFFIRLWETRDPLAAARYAARVAALSVTRPGLEGTPRPEEIAAIRREMAF; encoded by the coding sequence ATGTCCCCTGTGGATTACGTGATCATCGGCCACGTCTCTCGGGATCGGACGCCGGCCGGCCCGATGTTCGGCGGGACAGCGGCCTACGCGGGGCGGACGGCCCTGGCCCACGGCTGGCGGGTAGGGGTGATCACCAGCACCGGCCCGGACTGGGATCCCCGGCCGGCGCTGGATGGGGCATATCTCCTGAACCTGCCGGCGGAGCGGACCACCGAGTTCGAGAACGTGTATACCCCGGAGGGCCGCCGACAGCGCGTGCACGGCGTCGCCGAGCGGCTGCTCCCGGCCGCGATCCCCCTGGAATGGCGCCGACCCCGGGTGGTCCATCTGGGCCCCATCGCCGGCGAGGTGGATCCCTCCCTGCTGGAGGCCTTTGAAGGCGCGCTGCGCGGGGTCACCCCGCAGGGCTGGATGCGCACCTGGGATGCCCAGGGCCAGGTCTATCCTCAGCCCTGGCGGGAAGCGGAGTGGATCCTCCCTCGCGCCGATGCGGTGGTCTTCAGCGAGGAGGACATCCAGGGGGACTGGGAGACGGCCCGTCGCTGGGCGCGTCAGACGCGCATCCTGGTGGTCACTCAGGCGGCCCGGGGCGCCACCCTTTTCCTGGACGGCATCCCCCATTCGATCCCGGCGTATCCGGTGGAGGAGGTAGATCCCACCGGCGCGGGGGATGTTTTCGCCGCGGCTTTCTTCATCCGGCTCTGGGAGACGCGGGACCCCCTGGCGGCGGCCCGGTATGCCGCGCGGGTGGCGGCCCTTTCGGTGACCCGGCCGGGCCTGGAGGGCACTCCCCGGCCGGAGGAGATCGCGGCCATCCGGCGGGAGATGGCCTTCTGA
- a CDS encoding amidohydrolase translates to MQAADWILWNARIYTQDPEQPEAEALAVVGETLAAVGPMEAVRAWQGPRTRILDLKGATVLPGLIDAHLHLEGYARLQMGVDVDTPTLEEALARVARQAATRPPGEWIVGRGWLQERWGRFPTADDLDRVAPAHPVALWARSGHALWVNREAMRRAGVTRDTPDPPGGRIARDAAGEPTGLFFERAIDGIARVIPEPSIEELAEALYEALHALAALGLTAVHNFDGPRSFAALQILHARGDLPIRVVQHIPLSALDHALAVGLRTGFGDEWLRIGAVKIFADGALGPRTAWMLEPYEGEPENTGIAYTSPEVMREAAHRATLGGLSLAIHAIGDRANREVLDLFEALRALEAPRGIPPEARRHRIEHAQLVHPADIPRFGALGIVASMQPIHAVSDRPMAERYWGSRCATAYAWRSLKAAGARLAFGSDAPVEPPNPWWGLHAAVVRDGWHPEQALPLPEALEAYTVGPAWAAGLERRQGRLRPGMWADLIVLPEDPFRISPDALRDLEVLGTMVGGRWGFRRGSALLD, encoded by the coding sequence ATGCAGGCTGCGGACTGGATCCTGTGGAACGCCCGCATCTACACCCAGGACCCCGAGCAGCCGGAGGCGGAGGCCCTGGCCGTGGTGGGGGAAACCCTCGCGGCGGTGGGCCCGATGGAGGCGGTGCGGGCGTGGCAGGGGCCTCGCACCCGGATCCTGGACCTGAAGGGCGCGACGGTGCTCCCGGGCCTGATCGACGCCCACCTCCACCTGGAGGGATATGCTCGCCTCCAGATGGGAGTGGACGTCGACACGCCGACCCTTGAGGAGGCCCTGGCCCGGGTGGCCCGGCAGGCGGCCACCCGGCCGCCCGGGGAGTGGATCGTCGGACGAGGATGGCTGCAGGAGCGCTGGGGACGTTTCCCCACGGCCGATGATCTGGACCGGGTGGCGCCGGCCCATCCGGTGGCCCTGTGGGCCCGCAGCGGCCACGCCCTCTGGGTCAACCGGGAGGCCATGCGCCGGGCGGGCGTCACCCGGGACACCCCGGATCCCCCCGGGGGGCGAATCGCCCGCGATGCGGCCGGGGAGCCCACCGGCCTCTTCTTCGAACGGGCCATCGATGGGATCGCCCGGGTCATCCCGGAGCCCTCCATCGAGGAGCTGGCGGAGGCCCTGTATGAGGCCCTCCACGCGCTGGCCGCCCTGGGGCTGACGGCGGTGCACAACTTCGATGGCCCCCGCAGCTTCGCCGCCCTCCAGATCCTCCACGCGCGGGGGGATCTCCCGATCCGGGTGGTGCAACACATTCCTCTCTCTGCGTTGGACCACGCCCTGGCCGTCGGGTTGCGCACCGGGTTCGGGGATGAATGGTTGCGTATCGGGGCGGTGAAGATCTTCGCCGATGGAGCCCTGGGGCCACGGACGGCGTGGATGCTGGAGCCCTATGAAGGGGAGCCGGAGAACACGGGGATCGCTTACACCTCCCCCGAGGTCATGCGGGAGGCTGCCCATCGGGCGACCCTGGGGGGCCTGTCCCTGGCGATTCACGCCATCGGCGACCGGGCGAACCGGGAGGTCCTGGATCTTTTCGAGGCGTTGCGGGCGCTGGAGGCTCCGCGCGGCATCCCACCGGAGGCCCGGCGGCACCGGATCGAGCACGCCCAGCTCGTGCATCCGGCGGACATCCCCCGCTTCGGCGCTCTGGGGATCGTGGCCTCCATGCAGCCGATCCATGCGGTCTCCGATCGCCCCATGGCGGAGCGCTACTGGGGGAGCCGATGCGCCACCGCTTACGCCTGGCGCAGCCTGAAGGCGGCGGGGGCCCGGCTGGCCTTCGGCTCCGACGCCCCGGTGGAGCCCCCGAACCCGTGGTGGGGCCTGCACGCCGCGGTGGTCCGCGACGGCTGGCATCCCGAGCAGGCCCTCCCCCTGCCTGAGGCCCTGGAGGCCTACACCGTGGGCCCGGCCTGGGCCGCCGGCCTGGAGCGGCGGCAGGGCCGGCTGCGGCCCGGGATGTGGGCGGATCTCATCGTGCTCCCCGAGGATCCCTTCCGGATCTCCCCCGATGCCCTGCGGGACCTGGAGGTCCTGGGGACCATGGTCGGCGGCCGCTGGGGGTTCCGAAGGGGGAGCGCTCTTTTGGATTGA
- a CDS encoding nucleotidyltransferase family protein — MKIAILKAIEDTLFAFCRRWKIRELALFGSILRDDFGPESDIDFLVEFEPDANWSLLDHIQMEQELSELLGREVHLISKRALEYTHNYLFRQEVLGTAQVVFSSEGSSGQHD; from the coding sequence ATGAAAATTGCAATCCTAAAGGCTATCGAAGATACGCTTTTTGCGTTTTGTCGACGCTGGAAGATTCGAGAGTTGGCCCTTTTCGGATCCATTTTGCGGGATGATTTTGGGCCGGAAAGCGATATAGATTTTCTGGTTGAATTCGAGCCCGATGCGAACTGGAGCCTCCTGGATCACATTCAAATGGAACAGGAGCTGTCCGAACTGTTGGGCCGAGAGGTCCATTTAATCAGCAAACGCGCGTTAGAATACACCCATAATTATCTATTTCGACAAGAAGTTCTAGGAACCGCACAAGTTGTTTTCTCGTCCGAGGGATCTTCCGGTCAACATGATTAG
- the jag gene encoding RNA-binding cell elongation regulator Jag/EloR, with protein MTDLGSSPELIVSGPTIEAAIQAGLARLGVPREAVEIEVLDPGSPGFLGLGAREARVRLIVRRPPETPPPLPAPEQVEEAIAEAIHGLLGSLGMSARLSIAQEPVEGAEEGSEPSTIWVARIEGPTVGRLIGHHGRTLYAFQTLVRAIVARRLGAFVPLIVDINGYRAKRAEALRRLAMKKAEQVMATGRPVELEPMPAAERRVIHMALKDHPRVTTYSIGEGEERRVVIAMRWTAEE; from the coding sequence ATGACAGATCTCGGATCGTCTCCGGAGCTCATCGTCAGCGGCCCGACCATCGAGGCGGCCATCCAGGCCGGGCTGGCCCGCCTGGGGGTCCCCCGGGAGGCGGTGGAGATCGAGGTGCTGGATCCCGGGAGCCCGGGCTTCCTGGGCCTGGGGGCACGGGAGGCCCGGGTGCGTCTGATCGTGCGCCGCCCGCCGGAGACTCCCCCTCCGCTCCCGGCTCCGGAGCAGGTCGAGGAAGCGATCGCGGAGGCCATCCATGGCCTTCTGGGGTCCCTGGGGATGTCGGCCCGGCTCTCCATCGCCCAGGAGCCGGTGGAGGGAGCAGAGGAGGGTTCCGAGCCCTCCACCATCTGGGTGGCGCGGATCGAGGGCCCTACGGTCGGGCGCCTCATCGGTCACCACGGCCGCACCCTCTATGCCTTCCAGACCCTGGTGCGGGCCATCGTGGCCCGGCGCCTCGGGGCGTTCGTCCCCCTGATCGTGGACATCAACGGCTACCGGGCGAAGCGGGCGGAGGCCCTCCGGCGCCTGGCCATGAAGAAGGCCGAACAGGTGATGGCCACTGGCCGCCCCGTCGAGCTGGAGCCCATGCCGGCCGCCGAGCGCCGGGTGATCCACATGGCCCTGAAGGATCACCCGCGGGTGACCACTTACAGCATCGGGGAGGGTGAGGAGCGACGGGTGGTGATCGCCATGCGCTGGACCGCCGAGGAGTGA
- a CDS encoding ParB/RepB/Spo0J family partition protein, with translation MGRKFGLGKGLEALLPAGEAAGLLEVPIEAIEPNPHQPRRQIDEAELEELAQSIREHGLLQPLIVTQTQADPPRYTLIAGERRWRAARRAGLTTVPVVVREVAPQQMLELALVENLQRADLNPIEEAQAYRYLIEQFGLTHEEVARRVGRSRATITNALRLLQLPPSIQAHLMEGRITEGHARALLMLPHPAQQEMVLRRILEEGLSVRATEELARRLQGQRPARRKAASLPPGLAELEGRLRQALGTKVRLSHNRKGGRIVIYYYSEEELEALLRRLLGSS, from the coding sequence ATGGGGCGTAAATTCGGATTGGGGAAAGGCCTGGAGGCCCTGCTGCCGGCCGGCGAGGCCGCAGGCCTCCTGGAGGTCCCCATCGAGGCCATCGAGCCCAACCCTCACCAGCCCCGCCGGCAGATCGACGAGGCGGAGCTGGAGGAGCTGGCCCAGTCCATCCGGGAGCACGGCCTTCTGCAACCCCTGATCGTCACCCAGACCCAGGCGGATCCGCCGCGCTACACCCTGATCGCTGGGGAGCGCCGATGGCGGGCCGCCCGACGGGCCGGCCTGACGACGGTGCCGGTGGTGGTGCGGGAGGTGGCCCCCCAGCAGATGCTGGAGCTGGCCCTGGTGGAGAACCTGCAGCGGGCAGATCTCAACCCCATTGAGGAGGCCCAGGCTTACCGGTATCTGATCGAGCAGTTCGGCCTGACCCACGAGGAGGTCGCCCGCCGGGTCGGCCGGAGCCGGGCGACGATCACCAACGCCCTGCGCCTGCTCCAGCTGCCGCCCTCCATTCAAGCTCACCTGATGGAGGGGCGCATCACGGAGGGCCACGCCCGGGCCCTGCTGATGCTCCCCCACCCGGCCCAACAGGAGATGGTCCTCCGGCGCATCCTGGAGGAGGGCCTGAGCGTGCGGGCGACCGAGGAGCTGGCCCGCCGCCTGCAGGGCCAGCGCCCGGCCCGGCGGAAGGCGGCTTCCCTCCCGCCCGGCCTGGCGGAGCTGGAGGGCCGCCTGCGCCAGGCCCTGGGCACCAAGGTCCGCCTCTCCCACAACCGCAAGGGTGGGCGCATCGTCATCTACTACTATTCGGAGGAAGAGCTGGAAGCCCTCCTTCGCCGCTTGCTCGGCTCCTCGTGA
- a CDS encoding YidC/Oxa1 family membrane protein insertase: MNPITLITNLLFFQPLVNLLLVLYALLGRNFVLAIVALTVLIRLLLYPLMAQQQRAARKMQELQPRLQELQKKYGKDREKLAQEQMKLYKEAGVNPLGGCLPLLIQFPILIAVYQAIIHVLALNPIAVIDLAKLLYRFNGFPALATLLPIQSQFLLWDLGRPERIFIPVGGILIPLPLMTLLVILTTWWSQKVMTPPSTDPQTRMTTQLMNLYMPLFFGWISYNLAVGLSIYFIVTNLISVVQFALVTRDWRGALARRLALGRAPVTPSSSSSSSSGPATPAPPARPRRKARSAK, encoded by the coding sequence ATGAATCCGATCACGTTGATCACGAACCTGCTGTTCTTTCAGCCGCTGGTCAACCTGTTGCTGGTGCTCTATGCCCTGTTGGGGCGGAACTTCGTCCTGGCCATCGTGGCCCTGACGGTGCTCATCCGCCTGCTGCTCTATCCGCTGATGGCTCAGCAGCAGCGGGCGGCCAGGAAGATGCAGGAGCTCCAGCCTCGCCTGCAGGAGCTTCAGAAGAAATACGGGAAGGATCGGGAGAAGCTGGCCCAGGAGCAGATGAAGCTTTACAAGGAGGCGGGGGTCAACCCTCTGGGAGGGTGTCTCCCCCTCCTGATCCAGTTCCCGATCCTGATCGCCGTCTACCAGGCCATCATCCACGTCCTGGCCCTCAACCCCATCGCGGTCATCGACCTGGCCAAACTGCTCTACCGGTTCAACGGGTTCCCCGCCCTGGCCACCCTCCTCCCCATCCAGAGCCAGTTCCTGCTCTGGGACCTGGGGCGGCCGGAGCGGATCTTCATCCCGGTGGGCGGGATCCTGATCCCGCTGCCGCTCATGACCCTCCTGGTGATCCTCACGACGTGGTGGTCCCAGAAGGTGATGACCCCGCCGAGCACCGATCCCCAAACGCGGATGACCACCCAGCTGATGAACCTGTATATGCCGCTCTTCTTCGGGTGGATCAGCTACAACCTGGCGGTGGGGTTGAGCATCTACTTCATCGTCACCAACCTGATCTCGGTGGTCCAGTTCGCCCTGGTCACGCGGGACTGGCGAGGGGCGCTGGCCCGCCGCCTGGCCCTGGGCCGGGCTCCGGTTACTCCTTCCTCTTCCTCCTCGTCATCTTCGGGACCTGCCACGCCGGCGCCGCCTGCCCGCCCGCGCCGCAAGGCCCGGAGCGCGAAGTGA
- a CDS encoding ParA family protein produces MPVYAFANQKGGVGKTTSAVNLAACLAAVGRSVLLVDLDPQGNATASLGIDRSALPGSVYEALVDGAPLPERILPTRWEGLHLAPAAVDLAGAEVELVSAPEREFRLRRALEEVRSAYDYVLIDCPPSLGLLTLNAMVAADALIVPVQCEYLALEGLSRMLQTMTRVRQRFNPHLHVRGFLLTMFDARSRLAQQVVEEVRHHFPGRVFRTVIPRSVRLAEAPSYGLPIIAYAPNSPGALAYAALARELLQGDGLPVPSLEGGAYGA; encoded by the coding sequence ATGCCGGTTTACGCCTTCGCCAATCAAAAGGGAGGGGTGGGCAAGACGACCTCGGCGGTGAACCTGGCGGCGTGTCTGGCAGCCGTCGGGCGCTCGGTGCTGCTGGTCGACCTGGACCCCCAGGGCAACGCGACGGCCAGCCTGGGGATCGATCGTTCCGCCCTCCCGGGCTCCGTCTATGAGGCGCTTGTGGACGGCGCGCCCCTCCCGGAGCGGATCCTGCCCACGCGCTGGGAGGGCCTGCATCTGGCCCCGGCCGCCGTGGATCTGGCCGGCGCGGAAGTGGAGCTGGTTTCGGCCCCGGAACGGGAGTTCCGCCTCCGCCGGGCCCTGGAGGAGGTCCGCTCCGCTTACGATTACGTGCTGATCGATTGTCCTCCCAGCCTCGGTCTGCTGACCCTCAACGCCATGGTGGCAGCGGACGCCTTGATCGTCCCGGTGCAATGCGAGTATCTGGCCCTGGAAGGGCTTTCCCGCATGCTTCAGACGATGACGCGGGTGCGCCAGCGGTTCAACCCCCATCTGCATGTGCGGGGCTTCCTGCTGACCATGTTCGACGCCCGCTCGCGGCTGGCCCAGCAGGTGGTGGAGGAGGTGCGGCATCATTTCCCGGGGCGGGTGTTTCGGACGGTGATCCCCCGCAGCGTGCGCCTCGCGGAGGCGCCCAGCTACGGCCTCCCCATCATCGCCTACGCGCCGAACTCCCCGGGCGCCCTCGCCTATGCGGCCCTGGCCCGGGAGCTGCTGCAGGGGGATGGCCTGCCGGTCCCTTCGCTGGAAGGAGGCGCGTATGGGGCGTAA
- a CDS encoding DUF86 domain-containing protein: MEKDLKILLDIVHAARLIIRFTENMTFEEFVDDERTQSAALYQILVIGEAVKRLSSEFRAQHPHIPWKLIAGMRDRLIHGYDVIDWVEVWNTVRRDIPDLLREIEALLP; encoded by the coding sequence ATGGAGAAAGATCTGAAGATTCTCTTAGATATTGTTCATGCGGCCCGCCTGATCATTCGATTCACCGAAAATATGACATTTGAAGAATTCGTTGATGATGAGAGAACACAGTCTGCAGCTTTGTATCAAATACTTGTGATCGGAGAAGCGGTGAAACGTCTTTCGAGCGAGTTTCGTGCTCAACATCCACATATTCCATGGAAGTTGATTGCCGGAATGCGGGATCGTCTCATTCATGGCTATGATGTCATTGATTGGGTAGAAGTGTGGAATACAGTGCGCAGAGATATCCCTGACTTGCTAAGGGAGATAGAAGCCCTTCTCCCATAA